In Microbulbifer agarilyticus, the DNA window GTCTCATCCACATTCAACACGCCCGCCTTGGTTTTCACTCCGGCCATCAACGCAGTGGCGGTACCGGCGGAGTCCGGTGTCTGCTGGTTGGTGTTGTAGGTTTTGATCAGGCCGGCAAATGGCATGGTTTCGAAGCTCAGCTGGTATTCCTCGCCACTCTGGCCTTCCATCTGGCCGGCAAGAATGCGCATGGCGGTAACGGTGGAAATACCCATGCCATCACCCACAAACAGAATGATGTTTTTGGCCGCACCGCGTTCATTGTTAACCACTACGCTCTGTGCGCGCGCCAGTGCGGCCTGGCCATCGCGGTACCAGCTGCTGCTTTGTTGCGACTCGGGAAGCTGCGCGGTCTCAGTCGGGCGATGAGTTGCGGGCTCTGCAGCGGGGGTCGAGGAGTCGGCAGAGGTATCCGGTGCGGAATGTGGCTCACCGCACGCGGCAACGGTCAGGCCGAATGCGGTAACGAACGCGAGAGGGAGTCGATAGAATTGCATGCTGTACCCCAGTAAAAATTTGCCTGCCGCAAACCCGATAGAAAGGCTAAAAGTGGCGAGGCGCTTAAGACTGGGGCGATAGTGTAGAGGATTTTTGGGTCAGATTTGCTACCGGTTTACCAGGTCATTCAACCAATCAGCTTCACAGCGCTCTCGTCGGGATCGCGACCCTTGCCCTGGGCCTGCAGCTGCTTGAGGTAGCTTTGCCACTTCTCCTCCTGGGTATCGCACAGTTCGCGCAGGTAAGCCCATGTGTATATTCCGCTATCGTGGCCATCATCAAAAAAGATCTGCAGGGCATAGCGCCCGGCGGCGACGACCTTGTCGATACCCACATGGATTTTTCCATCCACCAATGTACCGTCACTGGCACCGTGGCCGCGCACTTCGGCACTGGGCGAATAAACCCGCAGGTATTCGGCAGGCAGCACAAACTCTGTATCGGCGTATTGCAGGTAAAGGTTTTTTTCTGCCTTGTTCAGGCGAATCTTTTTCGGTGCGGACATGGCAAAACCAAGAGTCAGTTATCAGCGAGCGGCAAAATACACTAGTGGGATACAACAGTGAGATACAGTGAGCGCCGCGCAATGCGGCACCCACCCAGTGACAAGAAGAATCAGAGAATAAAGCGCGACAGGTCTTCGTCTTTACTCAACTCACCCAGCTGTTTGTCGACGTAAGCCGCATCGATGGTAATGGTGCTGTCGCCATCACCACCGACAAAGGATATTTCTTCCAGCAGGCGCTCGAGCACCGTGTGCAGACGGCGAGCACCGATGTTTTCGGTGGTTTCGTTCACCTCGAAGGCGACTTCGGCGATACGCTGAATACCGTCTTCGGAGAACTCCAAATTGACGCCCTCGGTACCCAGCAGTGCTTTCTGCTGCTCGGTGAGCGAGGCTGAAGGTTCTGTGAGGATACGCTGGAAGTCCTTGGAGGTCAGCGAGCTCAATTCCACACGGATCGGCAGGCGGCCCTGTAGCTCCGGAATCAAATCCGATGGCTTGGACAGGTGGAAAGCACCAGACGCGATAAACAGAATATGGTCTGTTTTGATCATGCCGTATTTGGTGGTGACGGTGCAGCCTTCGATCAGCGGCAGCAGGTCGCGCTGCACACCTTCACGGGAGACATCGGCACCGCCGCTTTCCTGGCGCTTGGCAACCTTGTCGATTTCATCGAGAAACACAATGCCATTCTGCTCGGCGGAGCGGATGGCTTTGGTTTTGATTTCTTCGTCATTAATCAGTTTGGCCGCTTCATCGTCGGTCAGCTGCTTGAGCGCCTGCTTGACGGTGAGTTTACGCTTTTGGGTTTTGCCCTGGGACATATTGGAGAACATGCCCTGCAGTTGGTTGGTCATTTCTTCCATGCCCGGAGGTGCCATGATTTCGACACCCATGGGGCTGGCGGAAACGTCGATTTCAATTTCCTTGTCGTCGAGTTCGCCTTCACGCAGCTTTTTGCGGAATACCTGGCGAGTGCCGGAATCTTTATCCAGCGGGTCGGTATTGCGTGCCGGCGGCAGCAGGGCGTCGAGCACCCGGTCTTCGGCGGCGTCCATGGCCCGCTGTTTTACGCCTTCGGTGGCGCGCTCGCGCTCGAGCTTGATGGCCATTTCGACGAGGTCGCGGACGATGGATTCCACATCGCGGCCGACGTAGCCCACTTCGGTAAATTTGGTTGCTTCGACTTTGATAAACGGCGCGCCAGCAAGTTTGGCGAGGCGGCGGGCAATTTCGGTTTTACCCACGCCGGTGGGGCCGATCATCAAGATGTTTTTCGGGGTGATTTCCGCGCGCAGTTCTTCGTTGACCTGCATGCGGCGCCAGCGGTTGCGCAGCGCGATGGCCACTGCACGCTTGGCGTCGTTCTGGCCGACAATATGACGGTCGAGTTCGTGAACGATTTCTCTAGGGGTCATGGACATGGTCTTTACTCGGATTCTTTTCGCTTCGTTCCAGCTTCTATGTGCTTTGAAGCTGGTGCGGTGGCGGCCGCGCACCGGGTAAAAGATTTCGAAATCGCTATAAATACATCCCTGTACGCTCCGGCGGCGACGTCCTGTCGCCGACGGTTTCGAAATCTTTTACCCGGCACCCGACCTTCAATTCATACCTGAATGCGTCGTTGCCAGTTTGGCGATCAGTAACTCAGCTCTTCAATCGTGTTGTTGTGGTTCGTGTACACACAAATGTCGCCGGCAATTTTCAAACCCTGCTCGACGATAGTGCGCGCATCCAACTCAGTGTTATCCAGCAGCGCACGCGCTGCGGACTGGGCGAAGGGGCCACCGGAGCCGATGGCGATCAGGTCGTCTTCCGGCTGGATGACGTCGCCGTTACCGGTGACGATCAGGCTGGCGGTTTCGTCGGCTACGGCGAGCAGCGCTTCGAGGCGACGCAGGGCGCGGTCGGTGCGCCAGTCTTTGGCGAGTTCGACGGCGGCGCGGGTGAGCTGGCCGTTATGGGCCTGGAGCTTGGCTTCGAAGCGCTCGAAAAGGGTGAAGGCGTCGGCGGTGCCGCCGGCAAATCCGGCGATGACCTTGTCGTTGTACAGGCGGCGCACTTTGCGGGCGTTACCTTTCATGATGGTGTTGCCCATGGAGACTTGTCCGTCACCACCGATAACGACTTTGCCGTTGCGACGGCAGGAGAGGATGGTTGTACCGCGATATTGTTCCACTGGTGCCTCTGCATTTTGGATTCAGAAGCACTAAGTGTGGTCGGGGAGGGGGGATTTCAATGTTGCCCGGTGAAAACCGGGCAGTCGGAAAGGATTTGTTTATCCCTGCGCCGGGCGCTTGAGCACCAGTGGCATCAGGCGATGCTCGGCGAGGACACTGCGGGCCTTGGCGACCTTGGAGCGATTGGTGTACGGGCCGACGAGGACCCGGTGCCAGGTGCCGCGGTTG includes these proteins:
- a CDS encoding gamma-butyrobetaine hydroxylase-like domain-containing protein — protein: MSAPKKIRLNKAEKNLYLQYADTEFVLPAEYLRVYSPSAEVRGHGASDGTLVDGKIHVGIDKVVAAGRYALQIFFDDGHDSGIYTWAYLRELCDTQEEKWQSYLKQLQAQGKGRDPDESAVKLIG
- the hslU gene encoding ATP-dependent protease ATPase subunit HslU codes for the protein MSMTPREIVHELDRHIVGQNDAKRAVAIALRNRWRRMQVNEELRAEITPKNILMIGPTGVGKTEIARRLAKLAGAPFIKVEATKFTEVGYVGRDVESIVRDLVEMAIKLERERATEGVKQRAMDAAEDRVLDALLPPARNTDPLDKDSGTRQVFRKKLREGELDDKEIEIDVSASPMGVEIMAPPGMEEMTNQLQGMFSNMSQGKTQKRKLTVKQALKQLTDDEAAKLINDEEIKTKAIRSAEQNGIVFLDEIDKVAKRQESGGADVSREGVQRDLLPLIEGCTVTTKYGMIKTDHILFIASGAFHLSKPSDLIPELQGRLPIRVELSSLTSKDFQRILTEPSASLTEQQKALLGTEGVNLEFSEDGIQRIAEVAFEVNETTENIGARRLHTVLERLLEEISFVGGDGDSTITIDAAYVDKQLGELSKDEDLSRFIL
- the hslV gene encoding ATP-dependent protease subunit HslV, coding for MEQYRGTTILSCRRNGKVVIGGDGQVSMGNTIMKGNARKVRRLYNDKVIAGFAGGTADAFTLFERFEAKLQAHNGQLTRAAVELAKDWRTDRALRRLEALLAVADETASLIVTGNGDVIQPEDDLIAIGSGGPFAQSAARALLDNTELDARTIVEQGLKIAGDICVYTNHNNTIEELSY